The following are from one region of the Streptomyces decoyicus genome:
- a CDS encoding MBL fold metallo-hydrolase — MRTAWEEAGWERLGDGVARRRMPGWDETIGVIAGTTGVMIVDTGATLRDGADLRRAIRGVLGREVTHVALTHPHFDHVLGTAAFAGVEVFGAAGLSELLRRGKDELRHDAMRQGVDRDAAAEAADLLVAPHHHVHDQLTVELGDRQVLLANVGPGHTAHDLAVLVPGRRGDPEIVFCGDLVEESGEPQAGHDALPQQWPAALDRLLALGGEDARYVPGHGAVVDARFVRAQRDALATRFGVAPS; from the coding sequence TTGGGAAGAGGCCGGTTGGGAACGACTCGGTGACGGTGTCGCCAGGCGCCGTATGCCGGGCTGGGACGAGACGATCGGGGTGATCGCCGGGACCACCGGCGTCATGATCGTCGACACCGGCGCGACCCTGCGCGACGGCGCGGACCTTCGGCGTGCGATCCGTGGCGTACTGGGCCGGGAAGTGACGCATGTCGCGCTCACCCACCCCCACTTCGATCATGTGCTGGGCACGGCCGCCTTCGCGGGCGTCGAGGTCTTCGGCGCGGCCGGACTGAGCGAGCTGCTGCGCCGCGGCAAGGACGAGCTGCGGCACGACGCGATGCGGCAGGGCGTCGACCGGGACGCCGCCGCCGAGGCCGCCGATCTGCTGGTCGCCCCGCACCACCACGTCCACGACCAGCTGACCGTCGAGCTCGGCGACCGGCAGGTGCTGCTCGCCAACGTCGGTCCCGGGCACACCGCCCACGACCTGGCCGTGCTGGTACCGGGCCGGCGCGGGGACCCGGAGATCGTCTTCTGCGGCGATCTGGTCGAGGAGTCAGGAGAGCCCCAGGCAGGCCACGACGCACTGCCGCAGCAGTGGCCCGCCGCGCTGGACCGGCTGCTGGCCCTCGGCGGCGAGGACGCGCGGTACGTTCCCGGCCATGGCGCCGTGGTGGACGCCCGCTTCGTCCGTGCCCAACGCGACGCCCTGGCCACCCGCTTCGGCGTCGCCCCGTCCTGA
- the hemW gene encoding radical SAM family heme chaperone HemW has protein sequence MPSALPDGEPMPEDGALPGHTPAGAAGRPLGFYLHVPYCATRCGYCDFNTYTASELRGSGGALASRDNYADTVVDEIRLARKVLGDDPRPVETVFVGGGTPTLLPAADLGRMLAAIREEFGLAPGAEITTEANPESVDPRYLDELRAGGFNRVSFGMQSARQHVLKILDRTHTPGRPEACVAEARAAGFEHVNLDLIYGTPGETDDDWRASLDAALGAGPDHVSAYALIVEEGTQLARRIRRGEVPMTDDDTHADRYLIADERLAAAGFTWYEVSNWATTDAARCRHNELYWTGADWWGAGPGAHSHVGGVRWWNVKHPGAYAQALTEGRSPGAGREILSDEDRRVERILLELRLSDGCPLDILAPAGARAAARALADGLLEAGPYEAGRAVLTLRGRLLADAVVRDLVD, from the coding sequence ATGCCTTCCGCACTGCCTGATGGTGAGCCGATGCCCGAGGACGGGGCGCTGCCCGGTCATACCCCGGCGGGTGCCGCCGGCCGGCCCCTCGGCTTCTATCTGCATGTGCCGTACTGCGCGACCCGCTGCGGCTACTGCGACTTCAACACGTACACCGCGAGCGAGCTGCGCGGCTCCGGGGGCGCCCTGGCCTCCCGCGACAACTACGCGGACACCGTCGTCGACGAGATCCGGCTGGCCCGCAAGGTGCTGGGCGACGACCCGCGCCCGGTGGAGACGGTCTTCGTCGGCGGCGGCACCCCGACCCTGCTGCCCGCCGCCGATCTCGGCCGGATGCTCGCGGCCATCCGCGAGGAGTTCGGTCTCGCGCCCGGTGCCGAGATCACCACCGAGGCCAACCCGGAGTCCGTCGACCCCCGCTACCTCGACGAGCTGCGCGCGGGCGGCTTCAACCGGGTCTCCTTCGGTATGCAGAGCGCCCGGCAGCACGTCCTGAAGATCCTCGACCGTACGCACACCCCGGGCCGCCCCGAGGCCTGTGTCGCCGAGGCCCGCGCGGCCGGTTTCGAGCACGTCAACCTCGATCTGATCTACGGCACCCCGGGCGAGACCGACGACGACTGGCGCGCCTCCCTCGACGCTGCGCTCGGCGCCGGCCCCGACCACGTCTCGGCCTACGCCCTGATCGTCGAGGAGGGCACCCAGCTGGCCCGACGGATCCGCCGCGGCGAGGTCCCGATGACCGACGACGACACCCACGCCGACCGCTACCTCATCGCCGACGAACGCCTCGCCGCGGCCGGTTTCACCTGGTACGAGGTCTCGAACTGGGCCACCACCGACGCCGCCCGCTGCCGCCACAACGAGCTCTACTGGACCGGCGCCGACTGGTGGGGCGCGGGCCCCGGTGCCCACAGCCACGTCGGCGGCGTCCGCTGGTGGAACGTCAAACACCCCGGCGCCTACGCCCAGGCCCTCACTGAAGGCCGCTCCCCGGGCGCCGGCCGCGAGATCCTCTCGGACGAGGACCGCCGCGTCGAACGCATCCTCCTGGAGCTGCGGCTCTCGGACGGCTGCCCGCTGGACATCCTCGCGCCGGCGGGGGCGCGGGCGGCGGCCCGTGCGCTGGCCGACGGCCTGCTGGAGGCCGGTCCGTACGAGGCGGGGCGGGCCGTGCTGACGCTCCGGGGACGGCTGCTGGCGGACGCGGTGGTGCGGGATCTGGTGGACTGA
- the holA gene encoding DNA polymerase III subunit delta, whose product MARKTAQDDPLAPVTIAVGQEDLLLDRAVQQVVAAARAADADTDVRDLTPDQLQPGTLAELTSPSLFAERKVVVVRAAQDLSADTIKDVKAYLGSPAEEITLVLLHAGAAKGKGLLDAARKAGAREVACPKMTKPADRLAFVRGEFRAVGRSATPEACQSLVDAIGSDLRELASACSQLTADVEGTIDEAIVARYYTGRAEASSFTVADRAVEGRAAEALEALRWAIATGVAPVMITSALAQGVRAIGKLASAPRGARPGDLARELGMPPWKIDRVRQQIRGWSADGVATALRAVAAADAGVKGGGDDPEYALEKAVVAIARAARSR is encoded by the coding sequence ATGGCCAGGAAGACAGCTCAAGACGACCCGCTCGCCCCCGTCACGATCGCGGTGGGCCAGGAAGACCTGCTGCTGGATCGCGCCGTGCAGCAGGTGGTGGCGGCTGCCCGGGCGGCGGATGCGGACACCGATGTGCGCGACCTCACCCCCGACCAGCTCCAGCCCGGCACCTTGGCCGAGCTGACCAGCCCCTCGCTCTTCGCCGAGCGCAAGGTCGTTGTCGTGCGCGCCGCCCAGGATCTGTCCGCGGACACCATCAAGGACGTCAAGGCATACCTCGGCTCGCCCGCCGAGGAGATCACGCTGGTGCTGCTGCATGCCGGCGCTGCCAAGGGGAAGGGCCTGCTGGACGCTGCCCGCAAGGCCGGGGCGCGGGAAGTGGCCTGCCCCAAGATGACCAAGCCGGCCGACCGGCTGGCCTTTGTGCGGGGCGAGTTCCGGGCGGTCGGGCGTTCGGCGACGCCGGAGGCCTGCCAGTCGCTGGTCGATGCGATCGGCAGCGATCTGCGTGAGCTGGCCTCGGCCTGTTCGCAGCTGACCGCCGATGTCGAGGGCACGATCGATGAGGCCATCGTCGCGCGCTATTACACGGGGCGGGCCGAGGCATCGAGCTTCACCGTCGCGGACCGTGCGGTCGAGGGCCGTGCCGCCGAGGCGCTGGAGGCACTGCGCTGGGCGATCGCCACCGGAGTCGCCCCCGTCATGATCACCAGCGCGCTCGCCCAGGGCGTCCGCGCCATCGGCAAGCTGGCCTCCGCCCCGCGCGGCGCCCGCCCCGGCGACCTCGCCCGCGAACTCGGCATGCCGCCCTGGAAGATCGACCGCGTACGGCAGCAGATACGCGGCTGGTCGGCGGACGGCGTGGCCACGGCACTGCGCGCGGTGGCGGCGGCCGACGCCGGGGTGAAGGGCGGCGGGGACGATCCGGAGTACGCCCTGGAGAAGGCCGTCGTGGCGATCGCCCGGGCGGCCCGGTCGCGGTGA
- a CDS encoding ATP-binding SpoIIE family protein phosphatase: protein MRTTTSSPRDDDVTATRGTRAVGARGGPSAGPADGAAARSRWASLPGDPQAAAAARRFVRGAFADWADQRLPGAERLAGRLADEAVLLVSELVTNAVVHAGTTVELRCRLEPEREPGAEAYGSRSGEPCPAPYGDAPAVPGAGLDAVPGPGLLVEVSDHHPTQPVRAHEDSAASENGGHGLQLISAVAESWGVTYRRAMKTVWFRLPVGARDGAGPEPELAFDDQLLQRGLRAAELLAPAPRRSARPEHEADRAANGALSFLAEASDLLSGQLDADQVAALAAQLIVPRLAEWCAVWLYDGDAGAPGRGIAADGEEQRLARVWHTCESRIDALRTALEKQPPELPGSGSPNGAPGAVPWPWPYEPSGYGPGGAALACPLVAGGRRFGTLLLGRGGLPRFPDEVVGLIEDLGRRVARAVATARAYSRQERISQVLQRRLLPRGRAQVPGVESAVVYEPREGAWAGGDFWDLFDAGDGRWCFALGDVCGSGPEAAAVTGLARPVLRLLARDGFGVAAVLDRLNKTMAREAADSVAAVAAAVAAAGAGAEAPVEIREEGEQARFLSLLYGEIVPYPGGSGGARCTLASAGHPLPLVLGADGTVRVVAAPQMLLGVVEDAAYVSESFDLCPGETLLCVTDGVTERRSGRRLFDDEDGLATALASGVGLGATALADHIRNTVHAFGPIPPDDDLALLVLQAAGHGVP from the coding sequence ATGCGGACGACAACTTCGTCTCCACGGGACGACGACGTCACGGCGACGCGCGGGACGAGGGCGGTAGGGGCCCGTGGCGGACCCTCGGCCGGGCCTGCCGACGGGGCCGCGGCCCGTTCCCGGTGGGCCAGCCTGCCCGGTGATCCGCAGGCCGCTGCCGCCGCCCGCCGGTTCGTCCGCGGCGCGTTCGCCGACTGGGCGGACCAGCGGCTGCCCGGCGCGGAGCGGCTGGCCGGCCGGCTCGCGGACGAAGCGGTGCTGCTGGTCAGCGAGTTGGTGACGAACGCGGTGGTGCATGCGGGCACCACCGTCGAGCTGCGCTGCCGGCTGGAGCCGGAACGGGAACCGGGCGCGGAGGCCTACGGAAGCCGGAGCGGCGAGCCCTGCCCGGCGCCGTACGGGGACGCCCCCGCCGTCCCCGGCGCCGGCCTCGACGCCGTACCCGGCCCCGGCCTGCTCGTCGAGGTGTCCGACCATCACCCCACCCAGCCGGTCCGCGCCCACGAGGACAGCGCCGCATCCGAGAACGGCGGCCACGGGCTCCAGCTGATCAGCGCGGTCGCCGAGTCCTGGGGCGTCACCTACCGCCGGGCCATGAAGACCGTCTGGTTCCGGCTGCCCGTGGGAGCCCGGGACGGCGCCGGGCCCGAGCCGGAGCTCGCCTTCGACGACCAGCTGCTCCAGCGCGGACTGCGGGCCGCCGAACTCCTCGCCCCGGCGCCGCGCCGGTCCGCCCGGCCGGAACACGAGGCCGACCGGGCCGCCAACGGCGCCCTCTCCTTCCTCGCCGAAGCCTCCGACCTGCTCTCCGGCCAGCTCGACGCCGATCAGGTGGCCGCGCTCGCCGCCCAGTTGATCGTGCCGCGGCTCGCCGAATGGTGCGCGGTGTGGCTCTACGACGGCGACGCCGGCGCGCCCGGCCGGGGCATCGCGGCGGACGGCGAGGAACAGCGGCTCGCCCGCGTCTGGCACACCTGCGAGAGCCGGATCGACGCGCTGCGCACGGCGCTGGAGAAGCAGCCCCCGGAGCTCCCGGGCAGCGGCTCGCCCAACGGGGCGCCCGGCGCGGTCCCCTGGCCCTGGCCGTACGAACCGAGCGGCTACGGGCCGGGCGGCGCCGCACTGGCCTGCCCCCTGGTCGCCGGCGGCCGCCGCTTCGGCACCCTCCTGCTCGGCCGGGGCGGCCTGCCGCGCTTCCCCGACGAGGTGGTCGGTCTGATCGAGGACCTGGGCCGCCGGGTCGCCCGCGCGGTGGCCACCGCCCGCGCCTACAGCCGCCAGGAGCGCATCAGCCAGGTCCTCCAGCGCCGTCTGCTGCCGCGGGGGCGGGCGCAGGTGCCCGGCGTGGAGTCGGCGGTGGTCTACGAACCGCGGGAGGGTGCCTGGGCGGGCGGCGACTTCTGGGACCTCTTCGACGCCGGGGACGGCCGCTGGTGCTTCGCCCTCGGCGATGTCTGCGGCAGCGGCCCCGAGGCGGCCGCGGTGACCGGGCTGGCCCGTCCGGTGCTGCGGCTGCTGGCCCGCGACGGCTTCGGGGTGGCCGCGGTGCTCGACCGGCTCAACAAGACCATGGCGCGGGAGGCTGCGGACTCGGTGGCGGCGGTCGCGGCGGCGGTGGCGGCGGCCGGCGCCGGGGCGGAGGCGCCGGTCGAGATCCGCGAGGAGGGCGAACAGGCCCGTTTCCTGTCCCTGCTCTACGGCGAGATCGTCCCGTACCCCGGCGGCTCCGGGGGCGCACGCTGCACCCTCGCCAGCGCCGGCCATCCGCTGCCGCTGGTGCTGGGCGCGGACGGCACGGTCCGGGTCGTCGCGGCGCCGCAGATGCTGCTGGGGGTGGTCGAGGACGCGGCGTACGTCAGCGAATCGTTCGACCTCTGCCCGGGGGAAACGCTTCTGTGCGTCACCGACGGGGTGACCGAGCGGCGCTCGGGGCGGCGGCTCTTCGACGACGAGGACGGTCTGGCCACCGCCCTGGCCTCGGGCGTCGGCCTGGGCGCCACCGCCCTCGCCGACCACATCCGCAACACCGTCCACGCCTTCGGCCCGATCCCGCCCGACGACGACCTCGCCCTGCTGGTCCTCCAGGCGGCGGGGCACGGGGTGCCCTAG
- a CDS encoding Uma2 family endonuclease has product MTAVDERRMTELFENLEVPEGVKIELLRANIVMMAGPDVVQNDIVEAVLDQFPRKKWRRLQTQDVALHQESSEPQPDLVLVERGTGPDSGRMMPPEVIKMVVEVVSKTSVDHDYVIKRSIYAASRLPLYLIIDPLVAHCVLLTGPTGTGENADYRSQSIYKFGDPVPVDQLDVVLDTSEFGTLPNVRPHRRP; this is encoded by the coding sequence ATGACCGCTGTGGATGAACGCCGGATGACGGAGCTCTTCGAGAACCTTGAGGTTCCTGAGGGCGTCAAGATCGAGCTCCTCCGGGCGAACATCGTGATGATGGCGGGGCCGGACGTGGTCCAGAACGACATCGTGGAAGCTGTCCTCGACCAGTTTCCGCGGAAGAAGTGGCGGCGCCTGCAAACGCAGGATGTCGCGCTTCATCAAGAGTCCAGTGAGCCCCAGCCGGATCTCGTGCTGGTGGAGCGCGGAACCGGACCGGACTCCGGGCGCATGATGCCGCCTGAGGTGATCAAGATGGTGGTCGAGGTGGTCTCCAAGACCAGCGTTGATCATGACTATGTCATCAAGCGTTCGATTTACGCGGCGAGCAGGCTTCCGCTCTACCTGATCATCGATCCCCTCGTGGCCCACTGCGTCCTGCTCACCGGGCCCACCGGCACTGGGGAGAACGCCGACTACCGGTCGCAGTCGATCTATAAATTTGGCGATCCCGTGCCGGTGGACCAGCTCGATGTCGTACTCGACACCAGCGAATTCGGGACCCTGCCCAACGTCAGGCCGCACCGTCGGCCGTAA
- the lepA gene encoding translation elongation factor 4 yields MPATPTNVPEPSRTDPALLRNFCIIAHIDHGKSTLADRMLQLTGVVDSRQMRAQYLDRMDIERERGITIKSQAVRLPWDPTEGEEGSGTTHILNMIDTPGHVDFTYEVSRSLAACEGCILLVDAAQGIEAQTLANLYLAMEHELTIIPVLNKIDLPAAQPEKFAAELANLVGCEPEDVLRVSAKTGVGVPELLDKVVREVPAPVGVKDAPARAMIFDSVYDAYRGVVTYVKVVDGTLRKRERIRMMSTGAAHELLEIGTNSPEMKASDGLSVGEVGYLITGVKDVRQSKVGDTITQLNKGAEEALGGYKDPKPMVFSGLYPLDGSDYPELRDALDKLQLNDAALVYEPETSAALGFGFRVGFLGLLHLEVIRERLEREFGLELIATAPNVVYRVDMEDGTEHEVTNPSEFPTGKIDKVHEPVVRATILAPSEFIGAIMELCQNRRGNLLGMDYLSEDRVEIRYTLPLAEVVFDFFDQLKSKTRGYASLDYEPTGEQAADLVKVDILLHGDKVDAFSAICHKDKAYAYGVRLVAKLRELIPRQSFEVPIQAAIGARVIARETVRAIRKDVLAKCYGGDISRKRKLLEKQKEGKKRMKMVGSVEVPQEAFIAVLSSDSDGDAKSKK; encoded by the coding sequence GTGCCCGCGACCCCTACGAACGTGCCGGAGCCGAGCCGTACCGATCCGGCCCTCCTCCGTAACTTCTGCATCATCGCGCACATCGACCACGGCAAGTCGACGCTCGCCGACCGGATGCTCCAGCTCACCGGTGTCGTCGACTCGCGGCAGATGCGCGCGCAGTACCTCGACCGCATGGACATCGAGCGCGAGCGCGGCATCACGATCAAGTCCCAGGCGGTCCGTCTGCCCTGGGACCCCACCGAGGGTGAAGAGGGGAGTGGCACGACCCACATCCTCAACATGATCGACACCCCGGGCCACGTCGACTTCACCTACGAGGTCTCCCGCTCGCTCGCCGCGTGCGAGGGCTGCATCCTCCTCGTCGACGCCGCTCAGGGGATCGAGGCCCAGACCCTCGCCAACCTCTACCTGGCGATGGAGCACGAGCTCACGATCATCCCCGTCCTCAACAAGATCGATCTGCCGGCCGCCCAGCCCGAGAAGTTCGCCGCAGAGCTGGCCAATCTGGTCGGCTGCGAGCCGGAGGACGTCCTGCGGGTCTCCGCCAAGACCGGTGTCGGCGTGCCCGAGCTGCTGGACAAGGTCGTCCGCGAGGTGCCGGCCCCGGTCGGCGTCAAGGACGCCCCCGCCCGCGCGATGATCTTCGACTCGGTCTACGACGCCTACCGCGGTGTCGTGACCTACGTGAAGGTCGTCGACGGCACGCTCCGCAAGCGCGAGCGCATCAGGATGATGTCGACCGGCGCCGCGCACGAGCTCCTGGAGATCGGCACGAACTCTCCGGAGATGAAGGCGTCCGACGGCCTGTCCGTCGGTGAGGTGGGCTACCTGATCACCGGTGTGAAGGATGTCCGGCAGTCCAAGGTGGGTGACACGATCACCCAGCTCAACAAGGGTGCCGAGGAGGCGCTCGGCGGCTACAAGGACCCCAAGCCGATGGTGTTCTCGGGCCTGTATCCCCTGGACGGCTCGGACTACCCGGAGCTCCGCGACGCGCTGGACAAGCTTCAGCTCAACGACGCCGCGCTGGTCTACGAACCGGAGACCTCCGCGGCCCTGGGCTTCGGCTTCCGCGTCGGCTTCCTGGGCCTGTTGCACCTGGAGGTCATCCGCGAGCGCCTGGAGCGCGAGTTCGGCCTCGAACTGATCGCGACCGCGCCGAACGTGGTCTACCGCGTCGACATGGAGGACGGGACCGAGCACGAGGTCACCAACCCGAGCGAGTTCCCGACGGGCAAGATCGACAAGGTGCACGAGCCGGTCGTACGGGCCACGATCCTGGCGCCCAGCGAGTTCATCGGCGCGATCATGGAGCTGTGCCAGAACCGCCGCGGCAACCTCCTCGGCATGGACTACCTCTCCGAGGACCGCGTCGAGATCCGCTACACCCTCCCGCTCGCCGAGGTCGTCTTCGACTTCTTCGACCAGCTCAAGTCCAAGACCCGTGGCTACGCCTCGCTGGACTACGAGCCCACCGGTGAGCAGGCCGCCGACCTGGTGAAGGTCGACATCCTGCTGCACGGCGACAAGGTCGACGCGTTCTCCGCGATCTGCCACAAGGACAAGGCGTACGCCTACGGTGTCCGGCTGGTCGCCAAGCTGCGGGAGCTGATTCCGCGGCAGAGCTTCGAGGTGCCGATCCAGGCCGCCATCGGCGCCCGGGTCATCGCCCGTGAGACGGTCCGCGCCATCCGCAAGGACGTCCTCGCCAAGTGCTACGGCGGTGACATCTCCCGTAAGCGGAAGCTGCTGGAGAAGCAGAAGGAAGGCAAGAAGCGGATGAAGATGGTCGGCAGCGTGGAGGTCCCGCAGGAGGCCTTCATCGCGGTGCTGTCCTCGGACTCCGACGGCGACGCGAAGTCGAAGAAGTAG
- the rpsT gene encoding 30S ribosomal protein S20 encodes MANIKSQMKRIKTNEKARQRNKAVKSTLKTAIRRTREAVEAGDLQKATTAQAAAAKTLDKAVSKGVIHKNAAANKKSALAKKVASLKG; translated from the coding sequence GTGGCGAACATCAAGTCCCAGATGAAGCGGATCAAGACCAACGAGAAGGCTCGTCAGCGCAACAAGGCTGTCAAGTCCACTCTCAAGACCGCGATCCGTCGCACCCGCGAGGCCGTGGAGGCCGGTGACCTTCAGAAGGCCACCACCGCCCAGGCCGCCGCTGCCAAGACGCTCGACAAGGCCGTCAGCAAGGGTGTCATCCACAAGAACGCCGCCGCCAACAAGAAGTCGGCGCTGGCGAAGAAGGTCGCGTCCCTCAAGGGCTGA
- a CDS encoding DUF3097 domain-containing protein: MQNRRYSPDLTPPWKKQQPAPEVPAEPDLVVEEVTSGFCGAVIRCEKTAQGPTVTLEDRFGKHRAFPMEPRGFLLEGRVVTLVRPQGRPAATARTRTASGSLAVPGARARIARAGRIYVEGRHDAELVERVWGDDLRIEGVVVEYLEGIDDLPAIVRGFSPGPDARLGVLVDHLVPGSKESRIAAEVTGDHALVVGHPYIDVWEAVKPSSVGIAAWPSVPHGQDWKTGVCRALGWPENTGAAWQRILSCVRSYKDLEPALLGRVEELIDFVTADGAA, encoded by the coding sequence ATGCAGAACAGGCGCTACAGCCCCGACCTCACCCCGCCCTGGAAGAAGCAGCAGCCTGCGCCCGAGGTGCCGGCCGAGCCCGATCTGGTCGTCGAGGAGGTCACCTCGGGCTTCTGCGGCGCCGTGATCCGCTGCGAGAAGACGGCGCAGGGCCCGACGGTCACCCTGGAGGACCGCTTCGGCAAGCACCGGGCCTTCCCCATGGAGCCGCGCGGCTTCCTGCTGGAGGGGCGGGTGGTCACTCTCGTACGCCCCCAGGGCCGGCCGGCGGCCACCGCCCGGACGCGTACGGCATCGGGATCGCTCGCCGTGCCCGGCGCCCGCGCACGGATCGCCCGCGCCGGGCGCATCTATGTGGAGGGCCGGCACGACGCCGAGCTGGTGGAGCGGGTGTGGGGCGACGACCTGCGCATCGAGGGCGTGGTCGTGGAGTACCTGGAGGGCATCGACGACCTGCCCGCGATCGTCCGCGGCTTCTCCCCCGGTCCTGACGCCCGTCTCGGCGTCCTCGTCGACCATCTCGTGCCCGGCTCGAAGGAGTCCCGTATCGCGGCCGAGGTGACCGGTGACCACGCGCTGGTGGTGGGCCACCCGTACATCGACGTCTGGGAGGCGGTGAAGCCGTCCTCGGTCGGGATCGCGGCCTGGCCGTCCGTCCCGCACGGGCAGGACTGGAAGACGGGCGTGTGCCGGGCACTGGGCTGGCCGGAAAACACCGGCGCCGCCTGGCAGCGGATCCTGTCCTGCGTGCGCTCCTACAAGGACCTGGAGCCGGCGCTGCTGGGGCGGGTGGAGGAGCTGATCGACTTCGTTACGGCCGACGGTGCGGCCTGA
- a CDS encoding AMP-dependent synthetase/ligase — protein sequence MTDTHTLIENRPPSVAHLFLERVAATPDIEAYRYPVPASKASASHGQQGAPAGQGADDWKVLSWAQAAERVYAVAAGLIALGILPEERVALAANTRVEWILADLGVLCSGAATTTVYPSTNTEETAYILADSGSRVLIAEDAGQLAKARERRAELPELAHVVVIDEAGAEPVEGDPEGWVLTLAELEKRGTAYLEDHPECVKERVAALRADQLATLIYTSGTTGRPKGVRLPHDCWSYMARAIQATGLVHEDDVQYLWLPLAHVFGKVLTAGQIATGQVIAVDGRVDKIIENLPVVRPTYMAAVPRIFEKVYNGVVAKARAGGGAKYKIFQWAAEVAREYAKVSQDNFRRTGNASVPFALGAKHKIADALVYSKLREAFGGRLRAAVSGSAALSPEIGYFFSGAGIHILEGYGLTESSAASFVNPGEAYRTGTVGKPLPGTEVRIAEDGEILLRGPGIMQGYHGLPDKTAEVLEEDGWFHTGDIGELSPDGYLRITDRKKDLIKTSGGKYIAPAEVEGQFKAVCPFVSNVLVHGANRNFCTALIALDEPTILAWGKEHGLAGKEYADLVATDQVRELIDGYVERVNEGLQRWQQIRKFRLLPRDLDIEHGEVTPSLKIKRPVVERAFKDLLDEMYAGSREA from the coding sequence GTGACGGACACCCACACGCTGATCGAAAACCGGCCGCCTTCGGTGGCACACCTCTTCCTGGAGCGGGTCGCGGCCACGCCCGATATCGAGGCCTATCGCTATCCGGTCCCTGCGTCCAAGGCCTCGGCCTCGCACGGGCAGCAAGGCGCCCCCGCCGGCCAAGGGGCGGACGACTGGAAGGTGCTCAGCTGGGCCCAGGCCGCGGAACGGGTCTACGCCGTGGCCGCCGGGCTCATCGCGCTCGGCATACTGCCCGAGGAGCGGGTGGCGCTGGCCGCCAACACCCGCGTCGAGTGGATCCTCGCCGACCTCGGTGTGCTCTGCTCCGGCGCCGCCACCACCACGGTCTACCCCAGCACCAACACCGAGGAGACCGCCTACATCCTGGCCGACTCCGGCAGCCGGGTACTGATCGCGGAGGACGCCGGACAGCTCGCCAAGGCGCGTGAGCGGCGCGCGGAGCTGCCCGAGCTGGCGCATGTCGTCGTCATCGACGAGGCGGGCGCGGAGCCCGTCGAGGGCGACCCGGAGGGCTGGGTGCTCACCCTGGCCGAGCTGGAGAAGCGCGGCACCGCCTATCTGGAGGACCACCCGGAGTGCGTCAAGGAGCGGGTCGCCGCGCTGCGCGCCGACCAGCTGGCGACGCTCATCTACACCTCCGGGACCACCGGCCGCCCCAAGGGCGTCCGGCTGCCGCACGACTGCTGGTCGTACATGGCCCGCGCGATCCAGGCGACCGGGCTGGTCCATGAGGACGATGTGCAGTACCTCTGGCTGCCGCTGGCGCACGTCTTCGGCAAGGTGCTCACCGCCGGGCAGATCGCTACCGGCCAGGTGATCGCCGTCGACGGCCGGGTCGACAAGATCATCGAGAATCTGCCGGTCGTCCGGCCCACGTACATGGCGGCCGTACCGCGGATCTTCGAGAAGGTCTACAACGGGGTCGTGGCCAAGGCCCGCGCGGGCGGCGGCGCCAAGTACAAGATCTTCCAGTGGGCCGCCGAGGTGGCCCGCGAGTACGCCAAGGTCTCGCAGGACAACTTCCGCCGCACCGGCAACGCCTCCGTGCCGTTCGCGCTGGGTGCCAAGCACAAGATCGCCGATGCGCTCGTCTACAGCAAGCTGCGGGAGGCCTTCGGCGGCCGGCTGCGCGCCGCGGTCTCCGGCTCGGCCGCGCTCTCGCCGGAGATCGGCTACTTCTTCTCCGGCGCCGGCATCCACATCCTGGAGGGCTACGGCCTGACGGAGTCCAGCGCCGCCAGCTTCGTCAACCCCGGCGAGGCCTACCGCACCGGAACGGTCGGCAAGCCGCTGCCCGGCACCGAGGTGCGGATCGCCGAGGACGGCGAGATCCTGCTGCGCGGCCCCGGCATCATGCAGGGCTACCACGGCCTGCCGGACAAGACCGCCGAGGTCCTGGAGGAGGACGGCTGGTTCCACACCGGTGACATCGGTGAGCTCTCCCCGGACGGCTATCTGCGGATCACCGACCGCAAGAAGGACCTGATCAAGACCTCGGGCGGGAAGTACATCGCGCCGGCGGAGGTCGAGGGCCAGTTCAAGGCGGTCTGCCCGTTCGTCTCCAATGTGCTGGTGCACGGCGCCAACCGGAACTTCTGCACCGCGCTGATCGCCCTCGACGAGCCCACGATCCTGGCCTGGGGCAAGGAGCACGGTCTGGCCGGCAAGGAGTACGCCGATCTCGTCGCCACCGACCAGGTCCGTGAGCTGATCGACGGCTATGTCGAGCGGGTCAACGAGGGGCTTCAGCGCTGGCAGCAGATCCGCAAGTTCCGGCTGCTGCCGCGTGACCTGGACATCGAGCACGGCGAGGTGACCCCCAGCCTCAAGATCAAGCGGCCGGTGGTGGAGCGGGCGTTCAAGGACCTGCTCGACGAGATGTATGCGGGGTCGCGCGAGGCGTAG